The following proteins come from a genomic window of Deltaproteobacteria bacterium:
- a CDS encoding acyl-CoA dehydrogenase family protein: MADLETFRADTRGWLEANAPQRLRGMPADQLEGIWGGKKWLKSADPDQKKWLDACASRGFTAPTWPKEYGGGGLGKDEAKVLAEELRRLRMPPPLVGFGLTMIGPTLLQFGNEEQKKEHLPKICRGEIRWCQGYSEPGAGSDLAGLQTRAEDKGDHYIVNGTKIWTSYADKADWIFALVRTDPKAKKQEGITFILIDMETPGVSVSPILLISGSSPFCETHFTDVKAWKKNVVHKINAGWTVAKALLGHERTMVAEAFGAGGGSRRTLAERARQYVASDASGRITDAAARDAIARIEMDTRAFAFTTQRSRDAAKAGHQPGAESSMFKAYGTELNMRRQETLVRLAGPQSLGWEGPGFSDEELTTTRDWLRSRGNSIEGGTSEVQRNVIAKRVLGLPD; encoded by the coding sequence ATGGCCGATCTCGAGACGTTTCGCGCGGATACGCGCGGTTGGTTGGAGGCGAATGCGCCGCAGCGGCTGCGCGGCATGCCGGCGGATCAGCTCGAGGGCATCTGGGGCGGGAAGAAGTGGCTGAAGAGCGCCGACCCCGATCAGAAGAAGTGGCTCGACGCCTGCGCTTCGCGCGGCTTCACCGCGCCGACCTGGCCGAAGGAGTACGGCGGCGGCGGGCTCGGCAAGGACGAAGCGAAGGTGCTCGCCGAAGAGCTGCGCCGCTTGCGCATGCCGCCGCCGCTCGTCGGCTTCGGGCTCACGATGATCGGGCCCACGCTGCTCCAGTTCGGGAACGAGGAGCAGAAGAAGGAGCACCTCCCGAAGATCTGCCGCGGCGAGATCCGCTGGTGCCAGGGCTACTCCGAGCCCGGCGCCGGCTCCGACCTCGCCGGCTTGCAGACGCGCGCCGAGGACAAGGGCGATCACTACATCGTGAACGGCACGAAGATCTGGACCTCGTACGCGGACAAGGCGGACTGGATCTTCGCGCTCGTGCGCACCGACCCGAAGGCGAAGAAGCAAGAAGGCATCACGTTCATCTTGATCGACATGGAGACGCCCGGCGTCTCCGTCTCGCCAATCCTGTTGATCAGCGGCAGCTCGCCGTTTTGCGAGACGCACTTCACGGACGTGAAGGCGTGGAAGAAGAACGTGGTGCACAAGATCAACGCGGGCTGGACCGTGGCGAAAGCGCTGCTCGGTCACGAGCGCACGATGGTGGCCGAGGCCTTCGGCGCGGGCGGCGGCTCGCGCCGCACGCTCGCCGAGCGCGCGCGGCAGTACGTGGCGAGCGACGCGAGCGGGCGCATCACGGACGCCGCCGCGCGCGACGCGATCGCGCGCATCGAGATGGACACGCGCGCGTTCGCGTTCACCACGCAGCGCTCGCGCGACGCCGCGAAGGCCGGCCACCAGCCCGGCGCCGAGAGCTCGATGTTCAAGGCCTACGGCACCGAGCTGAACATGCGCCGCCAAGAGACGCTCGTACGCCTCGCCGGCCCGCAGTCATTAGGGTGGGAAGGGCCTGGGTTCTCGGACGAGGAGCTCACCACGACGCGTGATTGGCTCCGGTCCCGCGGCAACTCGATCGAAGGTGGGACTTCGGAAGTGCAGCGGAACGTGATCGCAAAGCGCGTGCTCGGGCTGCCGGATTGA
- the ispH gene encoding 4-hydroxy-3-methylbut-2-enyl diphosphate reductase — MRILLASPRGFCAGVDRAIEIVEQALAHFGPPVYVRHEIVHNRHVVDALKAKGAVFVDEPREAPPGALLIYSAHGVSPAVRSEAEAQGLRTIDATCPLVTKVHLEAQRFARDGYEIVLVGHAGHVEVEGTMGHAPERMRLVEDAGDVAALDVAQPEKLAVLTQTTLSVDDTREVTDALRARFPEIRLPRKDDICYATQNRQNAVKQLVAESQLVLVVGAPESSNSNRLVEIAQKAGVAAHLVQSESDVRAEWLAGVTTIGVTAGASAPESVVQDVVAKLRELGGVHARVESQPIVDEGVVFQLPRLDAAEARK, encoded by the coding sequence ATGCGCATCCTGCTCGCCAGTCCCCGCGGCTTTTGCGCCGGCGTCGACCGCGCGATCGAGATCGTCGAGCAGGCGCTCGCGCACTTCGGGCCGCCCGTCTACGTGCGCCACGAGATCGTCCACAACCGCCACGTCGTCGACGCGCTGAAGGCGAAGGGCGCCGTGTTCGTGGACGAGCCGCGCGAAGCACCGCCCGGCGCGCTGCTCATCTACAGCGCTCACGGCGTCTCGCCGGCCGTGCGCAGCGAGGCGGAGGCGCAGGGGCTGCGCACGATCGACGCGACCTGCCCGCTCGTGACGAAGGTGCACCTCGAGGCGCAGCGCTTTGCGCGCGACGGCTACGAGATCGTGCTGGTGGGCCACGCGGGCCACGTCGAGGTCGAGGGCACGATGGGCCACGCGCCCGAGCGCATGCGCCTCGTGGAAGATGCGGGCGACGTCGCCGCGCTCGACGTCGCGCAGCCGGAGAAGCTCGCGGTGCTCACGCAGACGACGCTCTCGGTAGACGACACCCGCGAAGTCACCGACGCGCTGCGCGCGCGCTTCCCCGAGATTCGGCTGCCGCGCAAGGACGACATCTGTTACGCGACGCAGAATCGCCAGAACGCGGTGAAGCAGCTCGTCGCCGAGTCGCAGCTCGTGCTCGTGGTCGGCGCCCCGGAGAGCTCGAACTCGAATCGGCTCGTCGAGATCGCGCAGAAGGCCGGCGTCGCGGCGCACCTCGTGCAGAGTGAGAGCGACGTGCGCGCGGAGTGGCTCGCGGGCGTGACCACCATCGGCGTCACGGCGGGCGCGTCGGCGCCGGAGTCCGTCGTGCAAGACGTGGTGGCGAAGCTGCGCGAGCTCGGCGGCGTGCACGCGCGCGTCGAGAGTCAGCCGATCGTCGACGAGGGCGTCGTGTTCCAGCTGCCGAGGCTCGACGCCGCCGAAGCGCGCAAGTAG
- a CDS encoding MATE family efflux transporter, with translation MTDANAPSGARTGASEVEEDLEALPDPEGGPANPAGALAVGAGAPHRSLGTRREIWRLALPVMASMTLASAVGMVDVWMMKGLGATAQAAVGFGSQAFMLAQAVLFALSFACVSLMARAIGAKQVGDARRALAASLTVSLGVGVLLFLLMGAAPHVVLSYMNPEPAVLELAAPYLQLVMLATILMSLSLTFESALRANRDTVTPMLVTALVAVAKIGLNALLIFGYGDAVPALGVAGAGWATLGAQGVALLGFALVRARAGADSPLAVTGRDFASIGTIVPGLLRIAAPGVVERAILQGAMFTYVSAVGTYGTYAAAAYTIGVRLLSFSWIPGNGFSQAAATIVGQSLGAGDLKGAERATRRAASLSVTVAIGMGVIAAFADRPLAETFAADPHTVDALIPFMMCLAVAQPFMQLHFTLAGAFRGAGDTVTSLIAAVIGNWVFRVPFAWLVTNVLHADLIWVWAVLMLDHVARAIWLVWAFRRRDWAKRLGGISASA, from the coding sequence ATGACCGACGCAAACGCGCCGAGCGGCGCGCGAACCGGCGCGAGCGAAGTCGAGGAAGATCTCGAGGCGCTGCCCGACCCGGAAGGCGGCCCTGCGAATCCCGCCGGTGCGCTCGCGGTCGGCGCCGGCGCGCCGCATCGCTCGCTCGGGACGCGCCGCGAGATCTGGCGGCTCGCGCTCCCGGTGATGGCCTCGATGACCCTCGCCAGCGCCGTGGGCATGGTCGACGTGTGGATGATGAAGGGCCTCGGCGCCACCGCGCAGGCCGCGGTCGGCTTCGGCTCGCAGGCCTTCATGCTCGCCCAGGCCGTGCTGTTCGCGCTCTCGTTCGCGTGCGTGTCGCTGATGGCGCGCGCGATCGGCGCGAAGCAAGTCGGCGATGCGCGGCGCGCGCTCGCGGCGTCGCTCACCGTCTCGCTCGGCGTGGGCGTGCTGCTGTTCTTGCTGATGGGCGCGGCGCCGCACGTCGTGCTCTCGTACATGAACCCCGAGCCGGCGGTGCTCGAGCTCGCAGCGCCGTATCTCCAGCTCGTGATGCTGGCGACGATCTTGATGTCGCTCTCGCTCACCTTCGAGAGCGCGCTGCGTGCGAATCGCGACACGGTCACGCCGATGCTCGTGACCGCGCTCGTCGCCGTGGCGAAGATCGGACTCAACGCGCTGCTGATCTTCGGCTACGGCGACGCAGTCCCTGCGCTCGGCGTCGCGGGCGCGGGCTGGGCGACGCTGGGCGCGCAGGGCGTCGCGCTGCTCGGCTTCGCGCTCGTGCGCGCGCGCGCGGGCGCCGACTCGCCCCTCGCGGTGACGGGCCGCGACTTCGCATCGATCGGGACGATCGTGCCCGGCTTGTTACGGATCGCCGCGCCCGGCGTGGTCGAACGCGCGATTCTGCAGGGCGCGATGTTCACCTACGTCAGCGCGGTCGGGACGTACGGCACGTACGCGGCCGCCGCGTACACGATCGGTGTGCGCCTGCTCTCGTTCTCGTGGATTCCGGGCAATGGCTTCTCGCAAGCGGCAGCGACGATCGTCGGGCAATCGCTGGGCGCGGGCGATCTCAAGGGCGCCGAACGCGCGACGCGGCGCGCGGCGAGCCTCTCGGTGACGGTCGCGATCGGGATGGGTGTGATCGCCGCGTTCGCCGACCGGCCCCTTGCAGAAACGTTCGCCGCCGACCCGCACACGGTCGACGCGCTGATCCCGTTCATGATGTGCCTCGCGGTCGCGCAGCCGTTCATGCAGCTCCACTTCACGCTCGCGGGCGCGTTCCGCGGCGCCGGCGACACGGTCACCTCGCTCATCGCCGCCGTGATCGGCAACTGGGTCTTCCGCGTGCCGTTCGCCTGGCTCGTGACGAACGTGCTGCACGCCGACCTGATCTGGGTCTGGGCCGTGCTGATGCTCGATCACGTGGCGCGCGCGATCTGGCTGGTGTGGGCGTTCCGCCGCCGCGACTGGGCGAAGCGGCTCGGCGGGATCTCGGCGAGCGCTTAG
- the clpA gene encoding ATP-dependent Clp protease ATP-binding subunit ClpA yields MSQINRELHMTIQASLREAVARRHAYLTVEHLLYALAHDDAGENVLKHVGVDVAQLKRALDAYFEEELEKIPEGGKEDTAQTMAFHRVLQSALQHAESAEKEEVEAGDLLAAILNEPDSFAVDLLRKQDVSRLDVLRWISHGESKLKPPAAKKGDAKRAKESARGGDEEEMPADPLAAFAQNLTELAAQGKLDPLVGRESELDRTVHILARRRKNNPIFVGETGVGKTAIAEGLAQRIHQGRVPANLQNAEIHSLDLGALLAGTKYRGDFEQRFKALIAALKERDNPVLFIDEIHTILGAGAASGATVDASNLLKPILQGGEMRCIGSTTYQEYRHFEKDRALARRFQRVDVPEPSEAEAQKILEGLAPHYEAHHGVKYSKAALSACVELSAKHLNDRFLPDKAIDVMDEVGAAVKLQPQTKAGKTVTVRDIEQLIARMTGTPLARATVSEKAHLESLPSDLRGVVFGQDSAIDTVVRAVKRARAGLGGAEKPMGCFLFTGPTGVGKTELAKQLAKTLGVPFLRFDMSEYMEKHAVARLIGAPPGYVGYDEGGMLVEKIRKQPHAVLLLDEIEKAHRDLFDILLQVMDHATLTDNHGREADFRHVILVMTSNVGARDLAKAAIGFSGGRKTNKSEIERMFSPEFRNRLDEIVSFGSLTPDVMGRVVDKLVREVEAQLKDKKVTIALTDAARTWLAEKGYDPDFGARPMARVIQTELKDKLSEEMLFGKLARGGRVTVDAGEDELVLRVEERAPALV; encoded by the coding sequence GTGAGTCAAATCAATCGCGAGCTCCACATGACGATTCAGGCGTCGCTGCGCGAAGCCGTCGCGCGCCGTCACGCCTACCTCACCGTGGAGCACCTGCTCTACGCGCTCGCGCACGACGATGCGGGCGAGAACGTGCTGAAGCACGTCGGCGTCGACGTCGCGCAGCTGAAGCGCGCGCTCGACGCGTACTTCGAGGAGGAGCTCGAGAAAATCCCGGAAGGCGGCAAGGAAGACACCGCGCAGACCATGGCCTTCCATCGTGTGCTGCAGAGCGCGCTCCAGCACGCCGAGAGCGCCGAGAAGGAAGAAGTAGAGGCGGGCGACCTGCTCGCGGCGATCCTCAACGAGCCGGACTCGTTCGCGGTCGACTTGTTACGGAAGCAAGACGTCTCGCGGCTCGACGTGCTGCGCTGGATCTCGCACGGCGAGTCGAAGCTGAAGCCGCCCGCCGCGAAGAAGGGCGACGCGAAGCGCGCGAAGGAGAGCGCGCGCGGCGGCGACGAGGAGGAGATGCCCGCGGACCCGCTCGCGGCGTTCGCGCAGAACCTCACGGAGCTCGCGGCGCAGGGGAAGCTCGATCCGCTCGTGGGCCGCGAGAGCGAGCTCGATCGCACGGTGCACATCCTCGCGCGGCGGCGGAAGAACAATCCGATCTTCGTGGGCGAGACGGGCGTGGGGAAGACGGCGATCGCCGAGGGCCTCGCGCAGCGCATTCATCAGGGCCGCGTGCCCGCGAATCTTCAGAACGCCGAGATCCACTCGCTCGACCTCGGCGCGCTGCTCGCGGGCACGAAGTACCGCGGCGACTTCGAGCAGCGCTTCAAGGCGCTGATCGCGGCGCTGAAGGAGCGCGACAACCCCGTGCTCTTCATCGACGAGATCCACACGATTCTCGGCGCGGGCGCGGCGAGCGGCGCGACCGTCGACGCCTCCAACCTGCTGAAGCCGATCTTGCAGGGCGGCGAGATGCGCTGCATCGGCTCCACGACTTATCAGGAGTACCGCCACTTCGAGAAGGACCGCGCGCTCGCGCGGCGCTTCCAACGCGTCGACGTGCCCGAGCCGAGCGAGGCGGAGGCGCAGAAGATCCTCGAAGGCCTCGCGCCGCACTACGAGGCCCATCACGGCGTGAAGTACTCGAAGGCCGCGCTCTCGGCGTGCGTCGAGCTGTCGGCCAAGCACCTCAACGATCGCTTCCTGCCGGACAAGGCGATCGACGTGATGGATGAAGTCGGAGCCGCGGTGAAGCTCCAGCCGCAGACCAAAGCCGGGAAGACGGTGACGGTGCGCGACATCGAGCAGTTGATCGCGCGCATGACCGGGACGCCGCTCGCGCGCGCCACCGTTTCCGAGAAGGCGCACCTCGAGTCGCTGCCGAGCGATCTGCGCGGCGTCGTGTTCGGGCAGGACAGCGCGATCGACACCGTGGTGCGCGCGGTGAAGCGCGCACGCGCGGGGCTCGGGGGCGCGGAGAAGCCGATGGGCTGCTTCCTGTTCACCGGTCCCACGGGCGTGGGCAAGACGGAGCTCGCCAAACAGCTCGCGAAGACGCTCGGCGTGCCATTCCTGCGCTTCGACATGAGCGAGTACATGGAGAAGCACGCCGTGGCGCGGCTGATCGGCGCGCCGCCCGGCTACGTCGGCTACGACGAGGGCGGCATGCTGGTGGAAAAGATCCGCAAGCAGCCCCACGCCGTGTTGTTGTTGGACGAGATCGAGAAGGCGCACCGCGACCTGTTCGACATCCTGCTGCAGGTGATGGATCACGCGACGCTCACCGACAATCACGGCCGCGAGGCCGACTTCCGCCACGTGATCCTGGTGATGACCTCGAACGTCGGCGCGCGCGATCTCGCGAAGGCGGCGATCGGGTTCTCGGGCGGACGCAAGACGAACAAGTCCGAGATCGAGCGCATGTTCAGCCCTGAGTTCCGCAACCGCCTCGACGAGATCGTGTCGTTCGGTTCGCTCACGCCCGACGTGATGGGGCGCGTCGTCGACAAGCTCGTGCGCGAGGTGGAGGCGCAGCTCAAGGACAAGAAGGTGACGATCGCGCTGACGGACGCGGCGCGGACGTGGCTCGCCGAGAAGGGGTACGACCCGGACTTCGGCGCGCGGCCGATGGCGCGAGTGATCCAGACCGAGCTCAAGGACAAGCTCTCCGAGGAGATGCTGTTCGGGAAGCTCGCGCGCGGCGGGCGCGTCACCGTCGACGCGGGCGAGGACGAGCTCGTGCTGCGCGTCGAGGAGCGCGCGCCGGCGCTCGTGTGA
- a CDS encoding ATP-dependent Clp protease adaptor ClpS produces the protein MLERTREKQARPPKYKVVLYNDDYTPMQFVVNLLESVFRKSPVEANALMLQIHRGGKGIAGVYTHEVAETKVSQVHKLAEERGYPLRAGVEAE, from the coding sequence GTGCTCGAACGCACGCGCGAAAAACAGGCGCGCCCGCCGAAGTACAAGGTCGTGCTCTACAACGACGACTACACCCCGATGCAGTTCGTGGTGAACCTGCTGGAGTCGGTGTTTCGCAAGAGCCCGGTGGAGGCGAACGCGCTGATGCTGCAAATCCATCGCGGCGGGAAGGGCATCGCCGGCGTCTACACGCACGAGGTCGCCGAGACGAAGGTTTCGCAAGTCCACAAGCTGGCCGAAGAGCGCGGCTATCCGCTGCGCGCGGGGGTCGAGGCCGAGTGA
- a CDS encoding N-acetyltransferase, with the protein MPDFALLDSVSEIPREEWNALVGDESPFVEWEWLASLEEAGCVGERTGWTPRPLVVREGGRLIAACPLYVKANSEGEFVFDWGWADAAQRSGITYYPKLLVGAPFSPVTGARFLTAKGEDRAAWLPRFARALAELCEGNELSSVHVNFLRDDERDALERAGFLVRAGFQYHWRNRGFASFDDYLASLTSKRRNQAKRERRELAEQGVAIEALSGDALTPELAREMFRIYLATISNNPWGRQYLNQRLFTLLRERWAHRLCFMRARVGDDLVAGTINVQKGAALYGRYWGALRPMRHLHFNTCYYAGIEHCIRRGLACFEPGAGGEYKQLRGFDATATYSAHFIADARLRDAIARFLEAERRKVAGAIDWYAEHSANRDGPVIPD; encoded by the coding sequence ATGCCCGACTTCGCGCTGCTCGATTCCGTGAGCGAGATCCCGCGCGAGGAGTGGAACGCGCTGGTCGGCGACGAATCGCCATTCGTCGAATGGGAGTGGCTCGCGTCGCTCGAGGAAGCGGGATGCGTCGGCGAGCGCACGGGCTGGACGCCGCGGCCGCTCGTGGTGCGCGAGGGCGGGCGGCTCATCGCGGCGTGCCCGCTCTACGTGAAGGCGAACAGCGAGGGCGAGTTCGTGTTCGATTGGGGTTGGGCCGACGCCGCGCAGCGCTCGGGCATCACCTACTACCCCAAGCTGCTCGTGGGCGCGCCGTTCTCGCCCGTGACCGGCGCGCGCTTCCTCACGGCAAAGGGCGAGGACCGCGCCGCTTGGCTGCCGCGCTTCGCGCGCGCGCTCGCCGAGCTGTGCGAGGGCAACGAGCTCTCGAGCGTGCACGTGAACTTCCTGCGCGACGACGAGCGCGACGCGCTCGAGCGCGCGGGTTTCCTCGTGCGCGCGGGCTTCCAGTACCACTGGCGCAATCGCGGCTTCGCGAGCTTCGACGACTACCTCGCGAGCCTCACCAGCAAGCGCCGCAACCAGGCGAAGCGCGAGCGGCGCGAGCTCGCCGAGCAAGGCGTCGCGATCGAGGCGCTCAGCGGCGACGCGCTCACGCCCGAGCTCGCGCGCGAGATGTTCCGGATCTACCTCGCGACGATCAGTAACAACCCGTGGGGCCGTCAGTACCTGAACCAGAGGCTATTCACGCTGTTGCGGGAGCGCTGGGCGCACCGGCTCTGCTTCATGCGCGCGCGCGTGGGCGACGATCTGGTCGCCGGCACGATCAACGTGCAGAAGGGCGCCGCGCTCTACGGCCGCTACTGGGGCGCGCTGCGGCCGATGCGCCACCTGCACTTCAACACGTGTTACTACGCGGGCATCGAGCACTGCATTCGCCGCGGTCTCGCATGCTTCGAGCCCGGCGCCGGCGGCGAGTACAAGCAGCTGCGCGGCTTCGACGCGACCGCCACCTACAGCGCGCACTTCATCGCCGACGCGCGCCTGCGCGACGCGATCGCGCGCTTCCTCGAAGCCGAGCGCCGCAAGGTCGCCGGCGCGATCGACTGGTACGCCGAGCACTCGGCGAATCGCGACGGACCCGTGATTCCGGACTGA
- a CDS encoding serine/threonine protein kinase: protein MGATRVGKTLGNFRILECLGSGGAGMIWKAEDLTLGRVVALKALRPELEHDGEMAERFRAEARALAKLSHPNVASLYSLIEDDDGLFLVMEYVEGNTLAALLATSGPLPFDSAFALFHQILDGVGHAHDAGVVHRDLKPANLMVDARGRVKVMDFGIARMAGAARTTHHGKLVGTPEYMSPEQVRGEDATLRSDIYSLGILLYEMLTGQPPFRAAASFELMRAQLESEPHDPRLHRRDLDARVAEAVLRALAKRPADRFESTRELQDVLLSVGASRRGRAVLPVWRDVPTPATSSEARTLSASAITISQRRGEPPLASATEPYAVVHAQASSALDSALDDVFARASVDATARADAPATRVIDASLDTEQIEPASPTRMLEDAPFDAHVRALAREGEPRAPVAPRAQLLWAAGAALAVLLALGVVKLASREEPAEPAVVPAAEALPAAAASGRPDEAAKAESRVDPAPAQDSEAKPVQRVRDPAPAPRAAPAAPSEEDSGWTIRR, encoded by the coding sequence ATGGGCGCGACACGCGTAGGCAAGACGCTCGGCAACTTCCGCATTCTCGAGTGCCTCGGGAGCGGCGGCGCCGGCATGATCTGGAAGGCTGAGGACCTGACCCTCGGCCGCGTCGTCGCGCTCAAGGCTCTGCGCCCCGAGCTCGAGCATGACGGCGAGATGGCCGAGCGCTTCCGCGCCGAGGCGCGCGCGCTCGCGAAGCTCTCGCACCCGAACGTCGCCTCGCTCTACAGCCTGATCGAAGACGACGACGGACTCTTTCTCGTGATGGAGTACGTCGAGGGCAACACGCTCGCGGCGCTGCTCGCGACGAGCGGGCCCCTGCCCTTCGACAGCGCGTTCGCGCTCTTCCACCAGATCCTCGACGGCGTGGGCCACGCGCACGACGCAGGCGTCGTCCATCGCGACCTCAAGCCGGCGAACCTGATGGTGGACGCGCGCGGGCGCGTGAAGGTGATGGACTTCGGCATCGCGCGAATGGCTGGCGCCGCGCGCACGACGCATCACGGCAAGCTCGTGGGTACGCCGGAGTACATGTCGCCCGAGCAGGTGCGCGGCGAGGATGCGACGCTGCGCAGCGACATCTACTCGCTCGGGATCTTGCTGTACGAGATGCTCACGGGTCAGCCGCCCTTCCGCGCCGCAGCCTCGTTCGAGCTGATGCGCGCGCAGCTCGAGAGCGAGCCGCACGATCCGCGGCTGCACCGGCGCGACCTCGATGCGCGCGTCGCCGAGGCCGTGCTGCGCGCGCTCGCGAAGCGCCCCGCGGATCGCTTCGAGTCGACGCGCGAGCTGCAAGACGTGCTGCTCAGCGTCGGCGCCTCGCGTCGCGGGCGAGCGGTGCTGCCCGTGTGGCGCGACGTGCCGACGCCCGCCACGAGCAGCGAGGCACGGACGCTGTCCGCGAGCGCAATCACGATCTCGCAGCGGCGCGGCGAGCCGCCGCTCGCGAGCGCGACCGAGCCCTACGCCGTGGTCCACGCGCAGGCGTCGAGCGCGCTCGACAGTGCGCTCGACGACGTGTTCGCGCGCGCGAGCGTGGACGCGACCGCGCGCGCCGATGCGCCGGCGACGCGCGTGATCGACGCGTCCCTCGATACCGAGCAGATCGAGCCCGCGAGCCCGACGCGCATGCTCGAGGACGCGCCTTTCGACGCGCACGTGCGCGCGCTCGCACGAGAGGGCGAGCCCCGCGCTCCAGTCGCGCCGCGCGCGCAGTTGTTATGGGCCGCGGGCGCGGCGCTCGCCGTACTGCTCGCGCTGGGAGTCGTGAAGCTCGCATCGCGCGAGGAGCCCGCTGAACCCGCAGTCGTGCCGGCAGCCGAGGCGCTGCCCGCTGCTGCGGCGAGCGGACGACCCGACGAGGCGGCGAAGGCGGAGAGTCGAGTCGATCCGGCACCCGCCCAAGATTCGGAAGCGAAGCCCGTACAGCGCGTGCGCGACCCTGCGCCCGCACCGCGCGCGGCGCCCGCGGCACCGAGCGAGGAGGACTCCGGATGGACCATTCGGCGCTGA
- a CDS encoding HAD family hydrolase, with amino-acid sequence MIRPPRAFLLDFGDTLVEELREDRAAGVRWLFAQASHVPRGVTLDLVLARAQRARRGVDAKRIPGEIEVSWAQLMRLTFEPLGVRFSAPLADFELEAWQRVVTTRPLPGVHDALAELRGAGCAIGVVSNASFSGATIHWELARHGLDSHLAFVLASSDYGVRKPSALLFEAAAARLGVEAREIWFVGDRLDKDVAGARTAGMTAVWFRAVVRHGAPIDGATPDLVAHGWSEVVALAREHGLGRA; translated from the coding sequence TTGATCCGCCCTCCCCGCGCCTTCCTGCTCGACTTCGGCGACACGCTCGTCGAGGAGCTGCGCGAGGACCGCGCCGCCGGCGTGCGCTGGCTGTTTGCGCAGGCGTCGCACGTGCCGCGCGGCGTCACGCTGGATCTCGTGCTCGCGCGCGCGCAGCGAGCCCGGCGTGGCGTGGATGCGAAGCGCATTCCCGGCGAGATCGAGGTGTCGTGGGCGCAGCTGATGCGCCTCACGTTCGAGCCTCTCGGCGTGCGCTTCAGCGCGCCGCTCGCTGACTTCGAGCTCGAGGCGTGGCAGCGCGTCGTCACGACGCGGCCGCTGCCCGGAGTGCACGATGCGCTTGCGGAGCTGCGCGGCGCGGGCTGCGCGATCGGCGTCGTGAGCAACGCCTCGTTCAGCGGCGCAACAATTCACTGGGAGCTCGCGCGCCACGGGCTCGATTCGCACCTCGCCTTCGTGCTCGCGTCGTCCGACTACGGAGTGCGCAAGCCGAGCGCGCTGCTGTTCGAGGCGGCGGCTGCGCGCCTCGGCGTCGAAGCGCGCGAGATCTGGTTCGTCGGCGATCGCCTCGACAAGGACGTGGCGGGCGCGAGGACCGCCGGCATGACCGCTGTGTGGTTCCGTGCGGTCGTCCGGCACGGAGCGCCGATCGATGGCGCGACGCCCGACCTCGTCGCGCACGGCTGGAGCGAGGTCGTCGCGCTCGCGCGCGAGCACGGCCTCGGTCGCGCCTGA
- a CDS encoding crotonase/enoyl-CoA hydratase family protein produces MSEERVRVTRKDGIADVKMVRVDKMNAVDPLMFEALVETAKDLADDRSVRVVVISGEGRGFCSGLDMASMQALAGSRDANAERPARPLFERSAGSPANHAQQAAWLWHAMPAPVIAAVHGVAYGAGFQIALGADIRFVAPDAKLSIRESYWGLIPDMAGSQLLRGIVRPDVAKELTYTARIISGEEAHRLGIATHVTNTPYEAALELAREIALVSPDAVRAAKKLLNEAPLVSTAEGLQREEELQRRLAGSKNQMEAVRANFEKRAPRFENPA; encoded by the coding sequence ATGTCAGAAGAACGCGTCCGCGTCACCCGCAAAGACGGCATCGCCGACGTGAAGATGGTTCGCGTCGACAAGATGAACGCGGTCGACCCGCTGATGTTCGAGGCGCTGGTCGAGACCGCGAAGGATCTCGCCGACGATCGCAGCGTGCGCGTCGTCGTGATCTCCGGAGAAGGGCGCGGCTTCTGCTCCGGCCTCGACATGGCGAGCATGCAGGCCCTCGCCGGCTCGCGGGATGCGAACGCGGAGCGCCCCGCGCGGCCGCTGTTCGAGCGCAGCGCGGGGAGCCCCGCCAATCACGCGCAGCAGGCGGCGTGGCTGTGGCACGCGATGCCCGCGCCGGTGATCGCGGCGGTGCACGGCGTGGCCTACGGCGCGGGCTTCCAGATCGCGCTCGGGGCGGACATCCGCTTCGTCGCGCCCGACGCGAAGCTGTCGATCCGCGAGAGTTATTGGGGACTGATCCCCGACATGGCGGGCAGCCAGCTGCTGCGCGGAATCGTGCGGCCGGATGTCGCGAAGGAGCTGACGTACACCGCGCGCATCATCTCGGGCGAGGAGGCGCATCGGCTCGGCATCGCGACGCACGTGACGAACACGCCGTACGAGGCGGCGCTCGAGCTCGCGCGCGAGATCGCGCTCGTGTCGCCCGACGCGGTGCGCGCGGCGAAGAAGCTGCTGAACGAGGCGCCGCTCGTGTCGACCGCAGAAGGCCTGCAGCGCGAGGAGGAGCTGCAGCGCCGGCTCGCGGGCAGCAAGAATCAGATGGAAGCGGTGCGCGCGAACTTCGAGAAGCGCGCGCCGCGTTTCGAGAATCCCGCCTAA